From one Streptomyces sp. R41 genomic stretch:
- a CDS encoding S8 family serine peptidase, with protein MTSDPQRAPISGARRVARIAVAAGLVAALSAAGPIPMAFSANAGTDAPAADPGTKSAAAKLGSADADLLAEAKADGDKNVTMMIATAPGQTEQVAKELDAVKGGSVGRTYDKLGYVRATVPTGKADSAIAAAAKLSSVHGIDLRQEIALDDPTPSADTAKGAKEQATSTATYSGPSKSTPAENPYNPSFETGAVDFVKDHPKADGRGITIGILDSGVDLGHPALQKTTTGERKIVDWVTSTDPIVDGDATWRAMVTAVSGPTFTYSGKTWTAPAGSYEISTFKESATTGGDAKGDANRDGDTTDAWGVLYDAAAGTVTVDLNNNNDFTDDKPMKPYKDGYQIGYFGTDNPSTDVVERQPFVVEIRKDVPMDPYGGDWVGKKADFVNIGVIESEHGTHVAGITSANGLFGGRMNGAAPGAKIVSSRACTWTGGCTNVALTEGMIDLVTKRGVDIVNMSIGGLPALNDGNNARAELYTRLIDTYGVQLVISAGNSGPGANTIGDPGLADKVISVGATISKETWAANYGSQVEKSYAMLPFSSRGPREDGGFTPTLSAPGASINSTQTWLPGSPVAEAGYSLPAGYSMLQGTSMASPQAAGASALLLSAAKQKGIELKPATLRTALTSTADHISGVQAYAEGAGLINIGDAWDAIKDGATAHDYTVKAPVDTAIDYALKTPGFGTGLYDREGGLKAGDKKTYDITITRTSGADRAIRHELYFENNAAGTFRIVGSDEVKLPLNQPVTVKVQAAPKSAGLKSAILEVDDPRTEGIDKQILSTVVVSAPVKYTYSASSSVQRNSTQSYFLTVPEGAKSLEVAMSGLKDKSQTRFISIHPYGVPVDNTGTPYCYNNYLDGNGCKPDVRSYADPQAGVWEIEVESRRTSPLLDNPYKLDVAVLGAAFDPAVVTVPEAKVGTPATASWKVTNNYAALDGTLKGGPLGSSLTARPTIAEGATQTTTVEVPAGATSLDVAIGNVSDTAADLDLTVKNAAGTVVGSSADGDSEEAVSVANPAAGKYTIEVAGYSVPSGSTAYDYQDVFFSSALGTVTVDTSTPVKLGTGDSATVSGSVTAAAAAPAGREFFGQVQLVNARGTVAGIGSVKIEKVTP; from the coding sequence ATGACCTCCGACCCTCAGCGCGCTCCGATATCGGGCGCGAGACGCGTGGCCCGCATAGCCGTGGCCGCGGGCCTGGTGGCCGCGCTCTCCGCGGCCGGGCCGATACCCATGGCCTTCTCCGCGAACGCCGGCACGGACGCCCCCGCGGCCGACCCGGGCACCAAGTCCGCCGCCGCCAAGCTCGGATCGGCCGACGCCGACCTCCTCGCCGAGGCCAAGGCCGACGGCGACAAGAACGTCACGATGATGATCGCCACCGCTCCCGGCCAGACCGAGCAGGTCGCCAAGGAGCTGGACGCGGTCAAGGGCGGCTCCGTGGGCCGCACCTACGACAAGCTCGGTTACGTCCGGGCGACCGTCCCCACCGGCAAGGCCGACTCGGCCATCGCCGCCGCCGCGAAGCTGTCCTCGGTGCACGGGATCGACCTGCGCCAGGAGATCGCGCTGGACGACCCGACGCCGAGCGCCGACACGGCCAAGGGCGCCAAGGAGCAGGCCACTTCGACGGCCACGTACTCCGGTCCGTCCAAGAGCACCCCCGCCGAGAACCCGTACAACCCGTCCTTCGAGACGGGTGCCGTCGACTTCGTGAAGGACCACCCGAAGGCGGACGGCCGGGGCATCACCATCGGCATCCTCGACTCCGGTGTCGACCTGGGCCACCCCGCGCTGCAGAAGACCACCACCGGCGAGCGCAAGATCGTCGACTGGGTCACCTCGACCGACCCGATCGTGGACGGCGACGCGACCTGGCGAGCGATGGTCACCGCGGTGTCCGGGCCCACCTTCACCTACAGCGGCAAGACGTGGACGGCGCCGGCGGGCTCGTACGAGATCAGCACGTTCAAGGAGTCCGCGACCACGGGCGGCGACGCCAAGGGCGACGCGAACCGCGACGGGGACACCACCGACGCGTGGGGCGTCCTGTACGACGCCGCGGCGGGCACGGTCACCGTCGACCTGAACAACAACAACGACTTCACCGACGACAAGCCGATGAAGCCGTACAAGGACGGCTACCAGATCGGCTACTTCGGCACCGACAACCCCTCGACCGACGTCGTCGAGCGGCAGCCGTTCGTCGTGGAGATCCGCAAGGACGTCCCGATGGACCCGTACGGCGGCGACTGGGTCGGCAAGAAGGCCGACTTCGTCAACATCGGCGTCATCGAGTCCGAGCACGGCACTCACGTCGCGGGCATCACCTCCGCGAACGGCCTGTTCGGCGGCAGGATGAACGGCGCGGCCCCCGGCGCGAAGATCGTCTCCTCGCGGGCCTGCACCTGGACCGGCGGCTGCACCAACGTCGCGCTCACCGAGGGCATGATCGACCTCGTGACCAAGCGCGGCGTGGACATCGTCAACATGTCCATCGGCGGTCTGCCCGCGCTCAACGACGGCAACAACGCGCGCGCCGAGCTCTACACGCGTCTCATCGACACCTACGGCGTCCAGCTGGTGATCTCCGCGGGCAACTCGGGCCCCGGCGCCAACACCATCGGTGACCCGGGCCTCGCCGACAAGGTCATCTCGGTCGGCGCGACCATCTCCAAGGAGACCTGGGCCGCCAACTACGGCTCACAGGTGGAGAAGAGTTACGCGATGCTGCCCTTCTCCTCGCGCGGCCCGCGCGAGGACGGCGGCTTCACGCCGACGCTGAGCGCCCCCGGCGCCTCCATCAACTCCACGCAGACCTGGCTGCCGGGCTCCCCGGTCGCCGAGGCGGGCTACTCGCTGCCGGCCGGTTACTCGATGCTGCAGGGTACGTCGATGGCGTCGCCGCAGGCCGCGGGCGCCTCCGCGCTGCTGCTGAGCGCCGCCAAGCAGAAGGGCATCGAGCTGAAGCCCGCCACCCTGCGCACGGCGCTGACCTCGACCGCCGATCACATCTCGGGTGTTCAGGCGTACGCGGAGGGTGCGGGCCTCATCAACATCGGGGACGCCTGGGACGCCATCAAGGACGGCGCCACCGCCCACGACTACACCGTCAAGGCGCCGGTCGACACCGCGATCGACTACGCGCTGAAGACGCCGGGCTTCGGCACGGGCCTGTACGACCGCGAGGGCGGGCTCAAGGCCGGTGACAAGAAGACGTACGACATCACCATCACGCGTACGTCCGGCGCCGACCGGGCGATCCGCCACGAGCTGTACTTCGAGAACAACGCCGCCGGCACCTTCAGGATCGTCGGCTCCGACGAGGTCAAGCTCCCGCTGAACCAGCCGGTGACCGTCAAGGTCCAGGCCGCCCCGAAGTCGGCCGGTCTGAAGAGCGCGATCCTCGAGGTCGACGACCCGAGGACCGAGGGCATCGACAAGCAGATCCTGTCGACCGTCGTCGTCTCCGCCCCGGTCAAGTACACCTACTCCGCGTCGAGTTCGGTGCAGCGCAACAGCACGCAGTCGTACTTCCTGACCGTCCCCGAGGGCGCCAAGTCCCTCGAGGTCGCGATGAGCGGGCTGAAGGACAAGAGCCAGACGCGGTTCATCTCGATCCACCCGTACGGCGTTCCGGTCGACAACACCGGCACCCCGTACTGCTACAACAACTACCTCGACGGCAACGGCTGCAAGCCCGACGTGCGTTCGTACGCGGACCCGCAGGCCGGCGTCTGGGAGATCGAGGTCGAGTCGCGCCGTACGTCGCCGCTGCTCGACAACCCGTACAAGCTGGACGTCGCCGTGCTCGGCGCGGCCTTCGACCCGGCGGTCGTGACCGTCCCCGAGGCCAAGGTCGGCACCCCGGCCACCGCCTCCTGGAAGGTGACGAACAACTACGCCGCGCTCGACGGCACCCTGAAGGGCGGCCCGCTCGGCTCCTCGCTGACCGCGCGGCCGACCATCGCGGAAGGCGCGACGCAGACCACCACGGTCGAGGTGCCCGCGGGCGCCACGTCCCTCGACGTCGCCATCGGCAATGTCTCCGACACGGCCGCCGACCTCGACCTGACGGTGAAGAACGCCGCCGGGACCGTCGTCGGCTCGTCCGCGGACGGCGACTCCGAGGAGGCGGTCTCCGTCGCGAACCCGGCCGCCGGGAAGTACACCATCGAGGTCGCGGGCTACTCGGTCCCGTCGGGCTCGACCGCGTACGACTACCAGGACGTGTTCTTCTCGTCCGCGCTCGGCACGGTCACGGTCGACACGTCCACGCCGGTGAAGCTCGGCACGGGCGACTCGGCGACGGTGTCCGGCTCGGTCACCGCCGCGGCCGCGGCGCCCGCCGGACGCGAGTTCTTCGGCCAGGTCCAGCTGGTGAACGCGCGCGGCACGGTCGCGGGCATCGGCAGCGTGAAGATCGAGAAGGTCACACCGTAA
- a CDS encoding pyridoxamine 5'-phosphate oxidase family protein, translating into MTYHSGSRAVQDRVGVRDLADHVGQAIGQGIRPVAAAFLELQPMLILGAADPESGAVWASPLTGAPGFVRATGPRQISVAAGVGPGDPLTPALSTAGTPVATIALDPRTRRRMRLNGRARPTPRGFAVEADQIFSNCPKYLQKRESYETVDRAPGVPRRGAGLSSVQADFIEAADTFFLATVHAHGADVSHRGGNPGFVRVDSPCELRWRDYPGNSMFLTLGNLAVDPRAGLLFLDWESGAALQLTGTARTEFSKDGERTVRFTLTEVVETPAASPLRWSAPEYSPANPSASAGE; encoded by the coding sequence ATGACCTACCACTCCGGCTCGCGCGCCGTGCAGGACCGGGTCGGCGTCCGCGACCTCGCCGATCATGTGGGGCAGGCCATCGGACAGGGCATCCGCCCGGTGGCCGCCGCCTTCCTCGAACTGCAGCCGATGCTGATCCTCGGCGCAGCGGACCCGGAGAGCGGCGCGGTGTGGGCCTCGCCGCTCACCGGGGCGCCCGGTTTCGTACGGGCCACGGGGCCGCGCCAGATCTCGGTCGCGGCCGGGGTCGGGCCCGGCGACCCGCTCACGCCGGCGCTCTCCACGGCGGGCACCCCCGTCGCCACGATCGCGCTCGACCCGCGCACCCGCCGCCGTATGCGCCTCAACGGACGGGCCCGCCCGACGCCCCGCGGGTTCGCGGTCGAGGCCGACCAGATCTTCTCCAACTGCCCGAAGTACCTGCAGAAGAGGGAGTCGTACGAGACGGTCGACCGTGCGCCCGGCGTGCCACGGCGCGGCGCCGGACTCTCCTCCGTCCAGGCGGATTTCATCGAGGCCGCCGACACCTTCTTCCTCGCTACGGTCCACGCGCACGGGGCCGACGTGAGCCATCGGGGCGGCAACCCCGGATTCGTACGAGTCGACTCGCCCTGTGAGCTTCGGTGGCGCGACTACCCCGGGAACTCCATGTTCCTGACCCTCGGCAACCTGGCGGTCGACCCACGGGCCGGGCTGCTCTTCCTGGACTGGGAGTCCGGGGCGGCGCTCCAGCTCACGGGCACGGCGCGCACGGAGTTCAGCAAGGACGGGGAGCGAACCGTCCGCTTCACCCTCACGGAGGTCGTGGAGACACCCGCGGCCAGTCCGCTGCGCTGGTCGGCGCCCGAGTACTCGCCGGCCAACCCGTCGGCGAGCGCCGGGGAATAG
- a CDS encoding VOC family protein, which produces MAPRTGHIGLNVTDLDRSLAFYRDVLGFGVIGEGKEEERRYAFLGEGGSPVLTLWQQAQGAYDNGRAGLHHLALEVDSVDQVREYETALRAYGVDFAYEGVVTHREGAASGGIFFHDPDGTRLEIYTPSGAEEAPAPSESAPTCGFF; this is translated from the coding sequence ATGGCACCGCGCACCGGCCACATCGGCCTGAACGTCACGGACCTCGACCGCTCGCTCGCCTTCTACCGGGACGTCCTCGGCTTCGGGGTGATCGGCGAGGGCAAGGAGGAGGAGCGGCGGTACGCATTCCTGGGGGAGGGCGGCAGCCCTGTGCTCACCCTCTGGCAGCAGGCGCAGGGGGCGTACGACAACGGGCGCGCCGGCCTGCACCACCTCGCGCTCGAAGTCGACTCGGTCGACCAGGTCAGGGAGTATGAGACGGCCCTGCGCGCCTACGGTGTCGACTTCGCGTACGAGGGTGTGGTCACCCACCGCGAGGGCGCGGCCTCCGGCGGCATCTTCTTCCACGACCCCGACGGCACCCGCCTGGAGATCTACACGCCGAGCGGCGCCGAGGAGGCACCGGCGCCTTCGGAGTCGGCGCCGACCTGCGGTTTCTTCTAG
- a CDS encoding CGNR zinc finger domain-containing protein yields MPAATDPRPLTGEPLALDLLNTRWMHEGAVRDLLTDTEGLAVWLAANELDPVADEATLRHVLQARDALRAVVDGSLEEAADRVDAVLAHGRTRPTLSPRGPGESVEFKDTAWGPAWLAARNYLELLATAPDRIRHCAHDSCILHFFDTSRNGTRRWCSMAGCGNRAKASRHYARTKES; encoded by the coding sequence ATGCCCGCCGCCACCGACCCGCGTCCACTCACCGGTGAGCCGCTCGCGCTCGACCTGCTCAACACCCGCTGGATGCATGAAGGGGCCGTGCGGGACCTGCTCACGGACACCGAAGGGCTCGCGGTGTGGCTGGCCGCGAACGAACTGGACCCTGTCGCCGACGAGGCGACCCTGCGGCACGTGCTCCAGGCCCGCGACGCCCTGCGCGCCGTGGTCGACGGATCCCTGGAGGAAGCGGCGGATCGCGTCGACGCCGTCCTCGCGCACGGGCGGACGCGCCCCACACTGAGCCCCCGAGGGCCGGGCGAGAGCGTCGAGTTCAAGGACACGGCCTGGGGTCCCGCCTGGCTCGCCGCGCGCAACTATCTGGAGCTGCTCGCCACCGCCCCCGACCGCATCCGCCACTGCGCCCACGACTCGTGCATCCTGCACTTCTTCGACACCTCACGGAACGGCACCCGGCGCTGGTGCTCGATGGCGGGGTGCGGTAACCGGGCGAAGGCGTCCCGCCACTACGCGCGTACGAAAGAGAGTTAA
- a CDS encoding sigma-70 family RNA polymerase sigma factor: MAVLRRKARRAQGVDDPLDAAQERRVRAVLALGGVPQTDLPDGVQQVRLRLLERAAKGDEAPRDVSAWAAVVASNLAMDWHRAKRRQERLGERLASLRQLEHPADEDSSVLSLAVAQGLDELPDTQRQVLVLRFYADLSVRGIAEELGIPEGTVKSRLHTAVRALRARLHEDEVV; the protein is encoded by the coding sequence GTGGCTGTGCTGCGCAGAAAGGCCCGCCGCGCCCAGGGGGTGGACGACCCCCTGGACGCGGCCCAGGAACGCCGGGTGCGGGCGGTGCTCGCGCTCGGCGGCGTACCGCAGACGGACCTGCCGGACGGGGTGCAGCAGGTCCGCCTGCGGTTGCTGGAGCGCGCGGCGAAGGGGGACGAGGCGCCGCGAGATGTGTCCGCGTGGGCGGCGGTCGTCGCCTCGAACCTGGCGATGGACTGGCACCGGGCCAAGCGCCGCCAGGAGCGGCTGGGCGAACGCCTGGCCTCGCTGCGGCAGCTGGAGCACCCCGCCGACGAGGACTCCAGCGTGCTCTCGCTCGCCGTCGCGCAGGGCCTGGACGAACTGCCCGATACCCAGCGCCAGGTCCTCGTCCTGCGCTTCTACGCCGATCTTTCCGTGCGCGGGATAGCCGAGGAGCTCGGCATCCCGGAGGGCACGGTCAAGAGCAGGCTGCACACAGCGGTCCGCGCCCTGCGCGCCCGCCTGCACGAGGACGAGGTGGTGTGA